The sequence aaatggttaAGTAGTAAATTGTGACTCAAACTTGTTCAAATTGCAGGGTGGTTGCAGAGTCAAACTTGTATTAAGTTTGGTGTTGTTCAAGTTCAACACAGTTTTCTAGTTTGATGTGGCTGTGTTAGCATGGTGGAAATGGAGAGAATGAACAGTGACGGCGGTTCTTCGATTCGAAGACGGTCATTGAGTTTGTCAAGTCATAGAAGCCATCACACAGATAATGATGTTGATTGTGAGAGTGTTTCAGAAGCTGGTGACATAGGCGACCGAGCTCTACCGAGCCGAAGGTTCAGCGAGAGCAACAGTTTCCATTCAGAAAACGGAAGCACTGTTAAACCTTTGCCACAAGAACTCTCATCCGCTCCACCTGATGCAGTAGTTGGTTCAGAAGATTCAAAACTTGTAAGCTCTCTTCAAAACTACTTTCCATGTGATTGTGAGTGATTTCATCTTTttaatgtttgttaattaatcaTATATGTGGATAGTTGATTTTTTATACTTTCAGGAACCTCCTAAAGGTTTGCCACCGTTACTAGACTATGTTTCATGTATGGCTCACTTAGCTGTTTTTGGAATTCTTGGGGTAATAGTATGATAACCTTTTCACATTCCTTAAATTGTTAGATTAGATATGTTGATACTTGATATTGATGATGGCACTTATATGCTAATACAGAAATTGTCATAATAACTACGCAGGTCCTCACGAGATATTTACTGCAAAAGTTATTTGGCCCTCGGGTTGCTAACGTGACAAGCAACCATACTATTCTTTACCTTGACCTTCCTTCTAATATGGTATGTCCTCTCAAACAATCTGGTAATGACATTCTTAAAAGCGCAATATGTATTAAATTCCCCATATCTATTGCTTTTTTTAACAACAGTAGTTAGGTATGTCCTCTCAAACAATATGGTAATAACAATCTTGAGGTTGAAGTAGTTAGGTATTCTTTTTCTCATGGGTCAGGACAGAAAAAGATTGGCTGCATTTGCACAACTTAAATCCATGATCTACAGGATAAGCAATAGAAAGAAATTGTTTTGCATCTTTCTAAAATAGTGTTTCGGAATGAATCAGGCCAAACACATTGCATGAAACATGCTTTATTTATCTTGTTTTAATATAATCAATTTAGAAGTTTTAAATTGCTGTTAGATGAATGTGAAACTTGTTAAGTCCATTTTGAAGTGCACAAAAAAGGAACCTGATTCAGGTAACATGATGCTAAtgtcttttgtttattttttttacatttcatttcagaTTGGTTCATTTCTTATGGGATGGTTTGGTGTTGAATTCAAAAAAGACATATCTCACGTGTCAGAGCATCTAGCCATAGGAATAACGACTGGTTACTTGGGGAGCCTTACAACCTTCAGTGGTTGGAATCAAAAAATGCTTGAACTCAGTGCTTCCGGCCACTGGGTCATCTCTGCATTGGGCTTTATAATAGGTTAGTAAGTTCATTTCATGAAGGTGTACAATTATTTTAAGTTTATATCCCtttcattcaattttttttccttcAGTTTTGAGTTTTATAATTGGAAATTTTCAGGTTTATCTCTTGTTGCCATCTCCATCGCATTTGGGGTTGAAACTGCAAAGGGTTTTAGGTGGCTTCTCCACAGACTGAATATTACAAGTCCAGAAAATGGCATCTCTAAGGTCAACTACAAAGTAAACAGCTACCATCGCCAAATGACAGCTATGGTGATATTCTTGGTGATATTGGGTATATTATGGGGTGTGAGTGGTGCATTAGTAAAGGCTAAGTTCAAGCATGGCGGCAGTGCTGCTGAGTTGTGGTTTGCTTGCATGGTTGGACCTATAGGTGTATGGATTAGATGGTTCTTAGCGAGGCTTAATGGGCGTGGGTTAGGAAAGGAAGGTTTGTTTCAATGGATACCATTTGGGACTCTAATTGCCAATGTATCCGCTGCTTGTGTTATGGCTGCACTTTCTACTATAAAGAATGCAGTAAGtttctatcatcattcattttctAGTCCCCCATGCTCGACTTTTGTTGGCTAATATTAAACTGTCAGTCTATTAAACACTGACACTGGATACGAGATACTGATGCTGACACGTAGACATCGATAATAATGTGAAAATAGAAGTGATAGGTAACCACCACTAATCACAGGTGTAGACGTGTTATCGGTGGCCAACACCGGCACATAGTCTACTATATATAGCTTCTGATTGCCAATGTATCAGTTTCTGTCATCAATTATGACTTATATAATATTTGTGAATTTTGTATTATATCCCaatacaaaataaagaaaatcttCAACACAATTTTGAAGGTTACACTCACAACTAGTGTTAAATTGTTGGATGCAGGTGAACACAAGGGATTGTGACACTGTTGTAGCAGGAATACAATTTGGTGTGATGGGGTGTCTGAGTACTGTTTCTACATTTGCTGCTGAGTTTAATGCAATGAGAAAAACCAGTCACCCTTGGAGAGCATATGCCTATGCTGCTATCACAATATGTGTGTCCTTCTCTTTGGGAATCTTAATTTATTGCATCCCGTATTGGACAAAGGGATTTGACATTGACACGTAACAATCTGCAATTCAACATTGTTTTTGTCACTTGATGTGGTATGGCCGAACCATCAAAGTTTTGTGGCAGTCTCCCTCCTAAATCTAAAGATACCAATCTTTTTACATACGAATTGAGAATTCAAAAAAACAGCGATGTATGTAGTTACTGCCTTTGATACAAAGGTGGTGGTTGAGTTTGGATCCTCTACCGTCTGCAGAATTATGCAGCAGCTGTACTACTACTGCACGAAACTGCAGGGGCTCCAAATCCAGTGGTTTTGGTTATGTAATTACATTGTATTGTAACACTTGATTCCATATTCACGGTTTCCACAAAGTTCAACCTTAAGCTAAACCTCGTCACATATGAAGTTAGAAACTGAGCCTTCTGTTATTATGTTGAGTGGTCTTTTGCTTTAGGCATTTAGCTTCACTTCTCACCTATGACTATTAGGTGAATCAACTAAGATTGATTCGAGTTGTAAGAGATGAAGCCTCTTAAGTAAGTTATGACATGTTTAAATACATcggtaaatgaaaagaaaatctAGTTGCAAAGAGGAAAACTTCCATCTATCTCATAGGTCCTACGTAATTCTCTTAAGCCATTTTTTTGTCTCACATCTGTCATCTTTATTTACTTTGAAAACATTTATATATACACAGAAAATCTGATATTAGCTCTAGACATTGTTAAGAAAAAACTCTAGATATTGTTTTCCTTTTCATATAGAAAATCAACATGCACTAGAAAACTAAATCTATGAGCAAAATGGCATCTGAAGTGCTTACAGCTTTACTTTCAAGTAGTTTTTGTTGGGATATAGTATAtaataagatatatatttttttaaaaattatgatgttttttcaaaaaactatAAAATTTTCTATGTCCTTTATAATAGCACTTTTTGCATAAAAACGCATTGAATGATTGTTATTGTAACTTAAATATAACTTTCATGTTCTTCTTAaaagattattttttttaaataaaataaaaactgtaATTTCAAGTAATTTAACTGCTCTTTAAAATaagtattatttaatattttattgtagtttcattattttttattttttataaacagtTTAATACGTATAATCAatagatttaatattttgtaacgttaacttattttatatattataacttAAACACAACTTTGAATAAAACATAGCGTTTCAATTGAGATGTCTATTTTTATAAAATGGCAAAATATGAGTTTCAATTGTTACACATTATTACTTTGGTTGCTAAAATAATAACAAGGCGTGGCTAAATTGAAGAAATAGATTGAAACTTGAAAGCATTTATATTGTAAAGTTGTTGATAGATATTAAATGTATATATAGTTTCTTGAATATTTTTTGTTGAATTGTGGATCACTAGATTGTATACACCTATGAACCATACTAAGTCGAATGATTATGATTCCTTATATATTGTGATGCTAGATTGATCATTTGTGTAGATTACCTCCAATTCTAAGACTTGAAGGTAAAGTTAGTCAATCATTCACACACTAAAGGTGATGGAAGTTAAGAGAGTACAAACCTTGGCTTTTAACCAGCTAAAAGAGCTTCCACCACAATTCATTCGTCCAGATAATGAAAGACCAGAGAATACCAAAGCGTTGGAGGGTGTTGATGTGCCTATCATTTCATTGTCTCGACAACATGATGTTTTAGTGACAAAAATAACCGAAGCGGCTTCTGAATGGGGTTTCTTTGTCATCACCGATCATGGTATATCGGCGAAACTCATCGAAAATTTGCAAGATGTAGGGCAAGAGTTCTTTTCTCTACCTCAAAAGGAGAAAGAGGTGTATGCAAATGATCCATCTAGTGGTAAGTTTGAGGGGTATGGGACTAAGATGACCAAGAatcttgaagaaaaggttgaatGGTTAGATTATTATTTTCACCTCATGTCCCCTCCCTCTCGGGTCAATTATGAAATGTGGCCCAAAAATCCTCATTCCTACAGGTTAGTTCTTATATTATCTACGACTTGTATCTACACAGTTGTGCGATCGTCGCAAACATTGTTTTAAATTGTAGTTGTGGTTTGTGACGCGCGTTGCAGATGTTGtggcttaaaataaaataaatagtttaaaCTAAGAAATTATAGTTGTATTATTTTTTGTGTGATAGGGAAGTGACAGAAGAATACAATAAAGAGATTTTAAGGGTGACAAACAATATCTTGGAGCTTTTGTCTGAAGGGCTGGCATTGGAGAGTAATGTTTTGAAGTCTTGTTTGGGAGGTGATGAAGTAGAATTAGAAATGAAGATAAATATGTATCCACCTTGTCCACAACCTGAATTGGCATTAGGAGTTGAACCTCACACTGATATGTCTGCTCTTACTCTACTTGTCTCCAATGATGTTCCAGGCCTTCAACTTTGGAAGGACAATAGTTGGGTGTCAGTAAATTATTTGCAAGATGCAATCTTTGTGCACATTGGTGACCAACTTGAGGTAATAAAATGTCACATTTTATTGAGCTATATCATATTATTTAATGTTAACTATAATAAATACTCTCTTTGACATGGTAGGTGTTGAGCAATGGAAAGTACAAAAGTGTATTGCATAGAAGCTTGGTGAACAAGGAACTCAAGCGCATGTCCTGGGCCGCATTTGTTGTTCCTCCACACGAAATTATGGTTGGCCCTCTTTCTCAACTTGTCAATGATCAAAATCCGCCCAAATATTCAACAAAAACCTATGGCGAGTACCGCTATCGCAAATTCAACAAAATTCCACaatagagaaaagaaaataatagaatttgatggtTAAGTACACAGTTATGTCGTGTAATAAAAATATCATTCTAACGTAAATTTTGTATTGAATATCAACTTCTTCTCACTCTATTAATTAGCTAAAATAATTGTAACATAATTGAATGATTGTAACGAGGCTAGGATAGTTCACAACAACATCAATTTTTTAAAGCTACCAgtattaaacttttcaaaatcatATAAGCTAATGCAACCCCTTCCTTCTTGTAAAGAATGATAATGTACTTTAAAAATGGTAATGTTGTCGCGACTGAACTTGTTATAATGGCTACTCTTGCACATGAAGAAcatagtaaaaattaaaaaaagcacCTGATGTGCTCATAACTAACTTAGaaaaatcactaaaaaatataataaaataactcTAATATGGTAAAATTGAAATGAATAATCCAACTATTAAAAGTTTAAATATCTTACAATAAATGAGTtatcaaattttcaaacttaaatCATTGCTTATCCTTAGGTGATATggcaagataaataaaataaacagccaaatatcatcaacaatatatttcataaaaatcaatttattttctatgGACTGTATTAAAACATTGACACAGTACAACCTTTCATAGCATTTTCTTACTCAGTGTGTGTGACTGTAACACATGATGCCTATATTGTCATGGCAAAAGACAGATAAATAACATAATTCCTAGTTTATTTGCATTGTCATATGATTCAAGACTCAACTCTAACTATTTTCTTATTTTGCaagtcttttttttttgtctttttgaacATGAAAATTCTACTTGCactactttattttctttttattaggtATTTCACCTTTTCACCTGACGTGATCTCACTTGTAATGAGTTCAACTTATTCTTAAATTAAAATAGCCATTGTTTCTTGATAAGTGGCAAAAATACGTAAAATACATAAGCACTTATTAACTTAATTCGCAAGTAATCAATGGAACCCCCCAATTATCTCTAAAACGAGAATAAATACTTGTATGAATTTGTACCGAGTATTCACTAAGTAAAAGTAAACAAGAACCAAGAAAATACACAAACAACACTATAAGACTTCACTAAGCAAAGAATAAGCACCTTCCAAGAAGACATGTTCACTAAGTGAAGATCAAGGTCGCGCTAAGCAAGCAATGGCGACACAAGATAACTTCAAAGCCAAGCAATTTCAAGGTTAAGCAACACAACTTGCAAAACGGTGTGGTAACTTCGCTGAGCGAGTTATGGGAATTCATTGCTTCTTGGCTATGTTACTTCAAAGGAAAATGAAGGGTTTTCTTGCTAAGTAAGCATGGTGGTGCGCTAAGCAAGGTATCATGACAAAGCCCACTTAATAATGAGCTGACATAACTTAAGGGAGAATAAATGTAGGTGCGCTAAGCGAGCTACCAGCCTTACTTAACAAGAAGGCAATATTAGAACTCTATGAATAGGTGTTCAAGTCAGCTTAGCTAGAGAACATTCAGTGGATTCTTTGTGGTTTTGAGAAAAAACACACTTGATACCAAATCACACTAGGAGAGGAAAGGAGAGGAAGATTGAAGGCGGAAGCACTGTTCGaggaatcatcacaaatgttattcAACTTCTTTCTTCTATATCTTAATTGTAACTATGATGAGTAAGGGTGACTAATTTTTCTTTGGTTAGGGTTAGATGTAGTCGTCCATATACTCATGTATTGTTTACGATCATGACGTTCTATATAATTATTCTTATGCTTTAATATTGGTGAATTCTTTGCACTTAATACTTGTTTGGGATTAGCTACCTAAAAcatgtttttatgattttggtttgatatTCGAAAGGTGTTAGATCCAAGTTTTTCATTTACTAGATGCTAAAATGTAAAGATAGATTTGGTTTATCATGTGCATTAAATATCGAAGCTTAATGTTATGTATTGGTTAACATGCTTATAAATTGTCGATTAGGTAATATAACTGATCTCATATTGTTGACTCAGACATGAGCTATGTCGAAGAGCGATGGGTGACAATATTAATAGCTTATTAGAATAACATATTACTAATAAATGATCATACATgaggatacatcaccaaaaagGTATAAACTTCTCTGAAACCTTTGCACTTGTTGCATGCTTAGAGGCAATCATACTAATCATTTCCTATGTTATTAATCATAATATTATTCTATATaaaatggatgtcaagagtgctttcttgaatggtgTGATTTTTGAAGAAGTGTATGTCAAGCATCCTTTTGGGTTTGAGGATTCCATGCATCCAGATTATGTTTTCAAGCTTAAGAAATCTCTCTAAGGACACAAACAAGCTCCCAGAACTTGGTATGAGAGATTGGGTAATTTTAtgatagaaaataattttaaaaagggtCAAGTTGACACTACACTCTTCAAGAAGACACTAAAGAATGAAATCTAGATTGCTCAGgtgtatgtagatgatattgtCTGTGGTTCTACTAATGCTActctttacaaaaaaaaaattctaagacTATAGAGACTGAATTTAAAATGAGCATGGTAAAAGACAAGCAACTATTGCTTTATCCACAACAGAACCTGAATACATCTCAGCTGCTAGTTGTTCCACCAACTACTCTGGATGAAATATCAACTAGAGGATTAGCCGATTTGCGGGAGTAGTATACCtatcttctatgataatactGTTGTTACCTGTTTGAAAAAGAATCCAGTTTAACATTCCAGAACCAAACACATTAAAatcaaacatcattttattagagGTTATGTTCAAAAGGGTGTAATAGATATACAATTCATTGATACAAATCATCAATGGGATGATATATTTACTAAACCCCTTACTAGGGTTTTAAAAACCAAATCGGCCCAATACAAAACCGcaaaactgaactgaaccaaaCTGAAACCGCAAAAAACTGTATTTGATTCTGATGTGTTTgggcattttttaacaaaactgtGCGGTTTTGTTCGGTTTGCATTTTGTAATTTACAAACCGAACTAAACCGGACCAAACCGCATTACGTTACAACCAACATTCAATTAacccacatccaacccaaactcaaacctattatgcctttGTCTTACGATTACGAATAATTTTTCcttcctcacacttaaggttttaatttaagtcttctcaaatctcgccTAGCAGTATTGCgatttttctcatcttcttttccaagtacatatcacctcttcttctctagtctctcatctcttaagttatttatttttcatcttattatttctGTTCTACTATTatctcttccaattacgtttttaatacTCCTCTTattctctaatctctcatctcttttgctctttcttttccatcttctctaatctttcactccttttttttctaatttattataatatttttgacattgttttatgctactattttatgttttttattccacttttatctaattttatttatgtatattaaatgaaaagttgttgtccaaatatgatgggttttgttgttatttgataacgcataaataactaaatacaaagttatgttgtcatctatatgtgtatgtatggttcaataatttttttttaaaaaaaatcaaaccaacCGAACCAATCCCAACcacattggtttggtttgattttatttctaaaagccaaccgaatCAAACCGAACCACACATTTTTTTCTTTGGTGGTTCGAATGATTTCTTACGTCAAAACTGTCAAAACCGCACCACGAACACCCATACCCCTTActattgaaagatttgatttcatTAAAAAGAATATGAACATTCATGAAATTTTGGCACTCGCAACACatatgtcaagacagatgtctcAACACACACAATTTTAGAACATATGTTATAACATCACACTCTGACAGAAAATAGATTGTGTAGACAAAGAAATTGcagaaagataaataacacaattaattgttaacccagttcagttcaacttcacctactctgggggttacaaggccaggaaggaaatccactataatagtattagttcaaagcctaaacaatcccagtttacaacttatcacctaaTCACTACTTCTATGCAATTTCTACCTAAgaacctcctagatatgagaatcCCCTATCACTTTCCACAATCACCTCAGTGATTAAAGACAGCTACAATCCCAACAACTGTATCAAAAACCAATCACAATCCCAGTGTCAGGAAGaactaaaatagaaaaattacACTTTCAAATACACAATACTTGGTCTTTTTTAAAGGCTCTAACCAAGAATAATACTTAACTCTTTTGCTTAAAatcttcaagagtgagaacaatcactCTACCTCGATGTATCATAAAATACCTGAGTGACATACAAATAAAAACACACGAAAAACTTAAAAGACTCCCAAAACCTAAACCTTTATTTTTCACACACTCTTTCTTCTCGTGAATGCTTACTATACTAGGTTTAGtaagtcttttttttttatagactCTTACAGTATAAGCTTATACTCTTGAATCGACATCAATCTTTTCATTTTCAATCAGCTGCAAGATCTtcacagaaaataggaacaaatcaaatcaaatcttagtttCCTAAAAAAGTCTCAAAGATCCTTTTTATGAGACTCAATCAAATATGCATTTATCCTAAAAACTCCTTGATTGGTTGCACTTGTATGAGTGTCTGAATCTTCCGGacactcatatttttcaatcaaacctTCAAGGATTAAAAACAGTCTAAACTGTTATGATGTCCTGGTAtaacatgtcacaacatctggAAAAACATCTATAAAAACTCATGACAACATAACCTGTCATGATAGTTAGTCAAGATGTTACAATATCGTGCCCAACATCaattaagaaccatgttttagaaaaattaatgCCAACCAGAAAACCATGGATCTAACAATGCGTTTTGTTGAAGATTAGTGTTAGTTTCTGAATGAAGGATCAAAGTCTGATGACGATAAAAAGATAATGTGATCAGAAGGTTTAAAACAGGTTCTGATGAACATTAGACTCTAAAGCATCTCATCCTCTAAAACTTGGAACTTGATTAATTGGTTTTGATAGCATGTAAGTGGAATATTTTTAGTTGAAAATTTTCTAATCACTTATGTGTCACTCGTCTGAATGATCCTTTGAACTGTTTTGGTGGGCTATTTGTTGGATCCTCAATATCCTCCAAATTCTATTGTATTTGCTCACATTATGAGCGATCTTAATTgggatttatttttgttttttgataaaataaaatatgtcttAAGTATCCCTAGTGTTGAGTTAGTTctcaaatttttggctaaaattatattaaaatgctCTAAAAACTCAAAGATGAGTGGTCAAACCACAGGTATTTAAAGTTAGGAGGATTACATGCATATAAAAGAGAAAGATCTCATTTTCATTCATTACGAAAATGATTACATAAATTTCAGATGACATCAGTAGACCCTAAATCAACAATGAAATAAACACTACCTTCATCTGCATCTGAATCTCTTGCAAAATCCTTTATAGAACTCTTTTTATCCCTGAGATTCTTCTTTGATGTCTCTAAATATCTTTATATCTTGGAAGCTGTTATTGACATGCTTGAACCTTTACATTTTATAACAGTCTGAGCTTTTGCAGCTTCAGCAAATCATATCTTCTCTTTCCTCTCCTGCTTCTTCATGATTTTTCTAACTTCCTTAGATAAAACTCTTCTCAAGTTATTGTCTTGCTTTGGCTTGCCCATTACGCTTGGCAAATAGAAGTATGGTAGAAGGAAGATGTGATCTTATTGTTAATGCAAAGTTATGCTTTATAGAAAGAAAAGGATAACGCTTGATCAAGTTTCGATCCTTGTGTACCAATGGTTGCAGAAGAGAGAAGTAGGTATTGGTCTTCATGCGCAAATTTTAAGATCTCATCCTGTGCTCAGTAGTCAAAATCACAGTTTGACCACCTTGAAACTTGATAGATGCTTTTATCAATCTTACTAGCCAAATCTTTCAGAATTGTATTGAACTAAGGGAGAGCAAGATTGTTTTTAgcttatttttattcaaaattacTTAAATCCCATACATAGTTTTACTCTTCAGTCTCTTTTATgttcttttttatctttttgttgATGACAAATGGGGGAGAAGAAAGATAGGTATTTATGCATCTGAACTTGGTGAGTTTAAATATGTTAATTTTGAAGAATTGTTTTATTGTCCTtcaatgaaaaatttatttaacatGGCTAAGACTTAAGGGGAGTTTTCAAACCTCACCCGTAGGACTTTCTAACTTAGGGGAAGCTTATAAACCTCACCCATAAGACTATCAAACTCAGGGGGAGCACATAAGCCTCAGAccttagggtatgtttggatatcacgaaatgaacggagcggaatggaatggagcggagtggaacggaacggaacgaatgtaccattccattgtttggaaatcttagaacggaataagacaaattattcattccgcccaaatcggaggggaggaatatggtggtaagtgatggaatggaatggaatccataccactcctttccgctccgttccatccgtttttaaattatccaaacaatggaatatcattttatttcattccattccgctccgctccatccgattccatcaatccaaacaaagccttaaagtcataatgttaattaaattaatatccaTTGTCCTTAAATACTTgtgtttgtcatcataaaaaacagGGAGATTGTTGGGACaaaattggtttataccatatcccttgggttttgatgataacaaagtatttgaaGAACAATTGGGTATACTATTGTGTGTTAAAGTGTGCGGATACAAAGATGAATATGCTGATTGAAAGCCAATTCTGAAACTGCACAAAATATTGAAAGAGAAGTTTTTAAGAGGCAAATTCTCAACTTCTGATCAAGATGATCAAAATCTGATGTCTCCAAACTCTGAACAAGCCAACCTGAATAGTCAAAGTCTGAATGATCAGAAGTAGGGATGTAAATGGATATCCATGGGGACATATAGTAAGATATATGTGCCCATACCCTAGGATAAATATGATATCCATATCCATCCCATCTTCATGCAGATATCCATTAAGCGGGTAATTTGCGGGTTTCAAAGTATTTGTGGATATTTATAGATATCCATGGATAacactatttttctaaaattaagttttgaaaataatattttcaacttcttttaaagacacaaacattcatacaaatctcttttattttaataaaaaaaatttatcacattaattttcttcattttcaccaaagcataatatccatacatttcatttttaacaaaaaaagaaagaatggtATTATGATTGCGAGTTAAGGGGAAAGAGCTGACGACGAAGGAGTAGAAAACATGACAGTGGTTGGACGGAGAAAAAGCGATACAAGTTGGTTTGATGTTATAATTGTTGAAGTAAGGTATGAAGTATAGAAGAAGCTTAAATATGAAATGGCCAATAAGATTTGTATGGGATATAAAGGTTTTCTTCAaagaaaacttcaaaaaaaaaaaatacgagAACactaattttttagtttttagaagatgaaaagatagagtataataaattaataatatttaagtaatatttataatttattatcgGATACAGATGTCCTTGGGTACAAGTAACATTAAACTCATATCCATATCCATTAATAAACATgtatttaaatatccatttatcTTATCCGCAAATATTTATTAAACTACCCGTCCCATACCCGTGATGGATTTTTATCGCGGATATCCATGGGTATGGAGACTTTTTCCATCCTTAATCAGAAGTCAAGAATCATACTCTGAATGACCAGAACCTGAACCCAGTCAAAGCTCAAGAACCGAGGAGGTCCTGACACATCGCTATCAGACTCAGAGGTCAATTTGTCTTGTTCTGGTAACGTGATAACTCGACAGAAAGTTGCAGAAGCTTGAACGTTTGCAACTCATAATTCCTTCTGTAGAAAATGAAGTTCAAATGAGCTTGCAACGATATTATCCATTTGAGAAAGCTTTGCAACTAATTT comes from Vicia villosa cultivar HV-30 ecotype Madison, WI unplaced genomic scaffold, Vvil1.0 ctg.000359F_1_1, whole genome shotgun sequence and encodes:
- the LOC131627351 gene encoding flavonol synthase/flavanone 3-hydroxylase-like, whose protein sequence is MEVKRVQTLAFNQLKELPPQFIRPDNERPENTKALEGVDVPIISLSRQHDVLVTKITEAASEWGFFVITDHGISAKLIENLQDVGQEFFSLPQKEKEVYANDPSSGKFEGYGTKMTKNLEEKVEWLDYYFHLMSPPSRVNYEMWPKNPHSYREVTEEYNKEILRVTNNILELLSEGLALESNVLKSCLGGDEVELEMKINMYPPCPQPELALGVEPHTDMSALTLLVSNDVPGLQLWKDNSWVSVNYLQDAIFVHIGDQLEVLSNGKYKSVLHRSLVNKELKRMSWAAFVVPPHEIMVGPLSQLVNDQNPPKYSTKTYGEYRYRKFNKIPQ
- the LOC131627350 gene encoding fluoride export protein 1-like; translated protein: MVEMERMNSDGGSSIRRRSLSLSSHRSHHTDNDVDCESVSEAGDIGDRALPSRRFSESNSFHSENGSTVKPLPQELSSAPPDAVVGSEDSKLEPPKGLPPLLDYVSCMAHLAVFGILGVLTRYLLQKLFGPRVANVTSNHTILYLDLPSNMIGSFLMGWFGVEFKKDISHVSEHLAIGITTGYLGSLTTFSGWNQKMLELSASGHWVISALGFIIGLSLVAISIAFGVETAKGFRWLLHRLNITSPENGISKVNYKVNSYHRQMTAMVIFLVILGILWGVSGALVKAKFKHGGSAAELWFACMVGPIGVWIRWFLARLNGRGLGKEGLFQWIPFGTLIANVSAACVMAALSTIKNAVNTRDCDTVVAGIQFGVMGCLSTVSTFAAEFNAMRKTSHPWRAYAYAAITICVSFSLGILIYCIPYWTKGFDIDT